The Apis mellifera strain DH4 linkage group LG13, Amel_HAv3.1, whole genome shotgun sequence genome includes a region encoding these proteins:
- the LOC411396 gene encoding neprilysin-4 isoform X6, translating into MDADEIKGKSDIQTNDYREYGEYTHDFHKNEELRSKFFKYDNIEERSQDESDEGEQGGRRQISIDDSDSSLPIDDYQQEDDTHTDFHAFWKGEGNEWAIREAQAKIMLKYMDKSTDPCEDFYQFACGNWARHNPIPKDKAAYDTFEMIRESLDSVLKELLEEPILKEVMLNTDDAIVKAKHLFQSCMNYEILEQRMERPLIQLLDELGGWPILRPNWDPEKFDWLLLVAQLRLYNNDILISEWVAPDIKNSDQYVIQFDQTSLGLPTRDYFLQPSNMIYLKAYKNYLIKISTLLGASLQNATMDADELIEFETKLAKITSSPDERRNLSELYQRMSIGELRTLIPQINWHRYLTIVLARPTNISEPVVVYAMQYIQDLVNLLSKTSPRTIANYLLWRFVRHRVNNLDDRFQEAKQKFYYILFGREQAPPRWKNCVAQVNSNMGMAVGSMFVKKYFDEKSKNDTLSMTREIQQSFKELLNQTSWIDDETKELATEKVNAMLLRIGYPDFILQPELLNERYKDIVIRPDKYFENTLNILQHLTRVEQDRLGSPVNKTLWNTAPAVVNAYYSRSKNRIMFPAGILQPPFYHRYFPRCLNYGGIGVVIGHEITHGFDDKGRLFDKDGNLHRWWKDEAIYGFHQRAQCLIDQYSHYIVPEVGMKIDGMNTQGENIADNGGIKQAFRAYEKWLRLNEDADETLPGLNATGKQLFFLNFAQVWCGSMRPEATRNKLKTAVHSPGKFRVIGTLSNSKDFAEVFHCPLGTPMNPIKKCSVW; encoded by the exons ATGGATGCCGATGAGATTAAAGGAAAATCTGATATACAAACTAACGATTATCGAGA ATATGGCGAGTACACCCATGATTTTCATAAGAATGAAGAACTACGTTCCAAGTTCTTCAAATACGATAATATTGAAGAACGTTCTCAAGACGAGTCGGACGAGGGGGAACAAGGTGGAAGACGTCAAATTTCCATCGATGACTCGGATTCCAGTTTGCCAATTGATGATTATCAACAGGAAGACGATACACATACGGATTTCCACGCGTTTTGGAAAGGCGAAGGAAACGAGTGGGCCATCAGAGAGGCTCAAG CAAAAATCATGCTCAAGTACATGGACAAGAGTACTGATCCTTGCGAAGATTTCTATCAGTTTGCCTGTGGCAATTGGGCGAGGCACAATCCTATCCCCAAAGACAAAGCTGCCTATGATACGTTCGAGATGATTAGAGAATCGTTAGATTCGGTGTTGAAAGAGCTTCTTGAAGAGCCTATATTGAAAGAAGTTATGTTGAACACGGATGACGCTATAGTCAAGGCTAAACATTTGTTTCAAAGTTGTATGAATTAcg AGATCTTGGAGCAACGCATGGAACGGCCGCTTATACAACTTTTAGATGAACTCGGTGGATGGCCTATATTGAGACCTAACTGGGATccagaaaaatttgattggcTTCTTTTGGTTGCACAATTGAGGCTTTATAATAACGATATTCTTATTTCGGAATGGGTTGCACCAGATATTAAGAACAGCGATCAATATGTTATACAG TTCGATCAGACATCATTGGGTTTACCTACAAGAGATTATTTTCTCCAACCGTCGAATATGATTTATCTGAAagcttacaaaaattatttaataaaaatttctactcTTCTGGGCGCATCTTTGCAGAATGCTACTATGGACGCTGacgaattaatagaatttgagACGAAACTTGCCAAA ATCACATCATCTCctgatgaaagaagaaatctttCAGAATTGTATCAAAGAATGAGTATCGGAGAACTGAGGACTCTGATACCTCAAATTAATTGGCATCGATATTTAACCATCGTTCTAGCTCGACCAACCAATATTTCTGAGCCTGTTGTCGTTTATGCGATGCAATATATCCAAGACTTGGTGAATCTTCTTTCAAAAACCAGTCCGcg aaCCATCGCAAACTATCTTCTATGGCGATTCGTTAGGCATAGGGTAAATAATCTAGATGATCGATTTCAAGAGGCtaagcaaaaattttattacatacttTTTGGAAGAGAGCAAGCACCCCCCAGATGGAAAAATTGCGTAGCGCAAGTGAATTCTAATATGGGTATGGCTGTAGGGTCAATGttcgtgaaaaaatatttcgacgaaAAAAGCAAAAACGAT ACATTGTCCATGACTCGAGAGATACAACAGTCATTTAAAGAGCTTTTGAATCAAACTTCCTGGATCGAtgacgaaacgaaagaattgGCCACCGAGAAAGTGAACGCAATGCTATTAAGAATCGGCTATCCTGATTTCATTTTACAACCTGAATTGTTGAACGAACGTTATAAGGAT ATCGTGATCCGTCCAGATAAGTATTTCGAGAatacgttaaatattttacaacattTGACCAGAGTGGAACAGGATCGGCTTGGCAGCCCTGTTAACAAAACCCTCTGGAATACCGCACCAGCAGTGGTCAATGCTTATTACAGTCGCAGCAAGAATAGGATAA TGTTTCCAGCTGGCATACTACAGCCGCCCTTTTATCACAGATATTTTCCACGGTGTTTAAATTACGGTGGAATAGGAGTTGTAATTGGCCACGAAATTACGCATGGCTTCGATGATAAAGGCCGGTTATTCGACAAGGATGGCAATCTACACAGATGGTGGAAAGATGAAGCTATTTACGGTTTTCATCAACGTGCCCAATGTCTTATCG ACCAGTATAGTCATTATATTGTGCCCGAAGTTGGAATGAAGATTGATGGAATGAATACGCAGGGAGAGAATATCGCGGACAATGGTGGCATTAAACAAGCTTTTCGA GCTTACGAAAAATGGTTACGCTTAAACGAGGATGCTGACGAAACTCTGCCCGGTTTGAACGCGACCGGAAAGCAATTGTTCTTTCTCAACTTCGCTCAAGTATGGTGTGGCTCGATGAGACCGGAAGCTActaggaataaattaaaaaccgcGGTGCATTCACCTGGCAAATTTCGCGTGATTGGCACCTTGTCAAATTCGAAGGATTTCGCGGAAGTATTTCATTGTCCTCTAGGCACACCCATGAACCCAATTAAGAAATGTTCCGTTTGGTGA
- the LOC411396 gene encoding neprilysin-4 isoform X2, whose translation MRSANSLDQYNDDDFFSGGPCPSCRLAINKETGRLKWCMGGNDTWRFRVKLMLLIPAVLLPITIIFIALSRSQVIGKTPYHRTHLVHATKRQDERTEETFPSTSRSEIERVEEEEEDRMLIPEMKTYYAPMESLLSPRQLQRRKRDLDGDQAIEVDYNTEKSDDQNSDENLNNFLDDYYSEMDADEIKGKSDIQTNDYREYGEYTHDFHKNEELRSKFFKYDNIEERSQDESDEGEQGGRRQISIDDSDSSLPIDDYQQEDDTHTDFHAFWKGEGNEWAIREAQAKIMLKYMDKSTDPCEDFYQFACGNWARHNPIPKDKAAYDTFEMIRESLDSVLKELLEEPILKEVMLNTDDAIVKAKHLFQSCMNYEILEQRMERPLIQLLDELGGWPILRPNWDPEKFDWLLLVAQLRLYNNDILISEWVAPDIKNSDQYVIQFDQTSLGLPTRDYFLQPSNMIYLKAYKNYLIKISTLLGASLQNATMDADELIEFETKLAKITSSPDERRNLSELYQRMSIGELRTLIPQINWHRYLTIVLARPTNISEPVVVYAMQYIQDLVNLLSKTSPRTIANYLLWRFVRHRVNNLDDRFQEAKQKFYYILFGREQAPPRWKNCVAQVNSNMGMAVGSMFVKKYFDEKSKNDTLSMTREIQQSFKELLNQTSWIDDETKELATEKVNAMLLRIGYPDFILQPELLNERYKDIVIRPDKYFENTLNILQHLTRVEQDRLGSPVNKTLWNTAPAVVNAYYSRSKNRIMFPAGILQPPFYHRYFPRCLNYGGIGVVIGHEITHGFDDKGRLFDKDGNLHRWWKDEAIYGFHQRAQCLIDQYSHYIVPEVGMKIDGMNTQGENIADNGGIKQAFRAYEKWLRLNEDADETLPGLNATGKQLFFLNFAQVWCGSMRPEATRNKLKTAVHSPGKFRVIGTLSNSKDFAEVFHCPLGTPMNPIKKCSVW comes from the exons ATGAGAAGCGCGAACAGTTTGGACCAATATAACGACGATGACTTCTTCAGCGGTGGTCCCTGCCCTTCTTGTCGGTTAGCCATTAACAAGGAAACTGGTCGACTCAA GTGGTGTATGGGCGGAAACGATACTTGGCGCTTCCGAGTGAAATTAATGCTTCTGATTCCCGCCGTGTTATTGCCGATCACGATAATTTTCATCGCCCTCTCGAGGTCACAGGTGATTGGCAAAACTCCTTATCATCGTACGCATTTGGTTCACGCGACTAAAAGACAGGACGAGAGAACCGAGGAGACTTTTCCGT CGACCAGCCGCAGCGAGATAGAGCGggtagaagaagaggaagaagatagAATGCTTATACCTGAAATGAAAACTTACTACGCGCCGATGGAATCTCTACTTTCGCCACGACAGCTTCAACGACGCAAGAGAGACCTGGATGGG GATCAAGCAATAGAAGTAGACTACAACACTGAAAAGTCAGATGATCAAAATTCCGAcgaaaatttgaacaatttctTGGATGATTACTACTCTGAGATGGATGCCGATGAGATTAAAGGAAAATCTGATATACAAACTAACGATTATCGAGA ATATGGCGAGTACACCCATGATTTTCATAAGAATGAAGAACTACGTTCCAAGTTCTTCAAATACGATAATATTGAAGAACGTTCTCAAGACGAGTCGGACGAGGGGGAACAAGGTGGAAGACGTCAAATTTCCATCGATGACTCGGATTCCAGTTTGCCAATTGATGATTATCAACAGGAAGACGATACACATACGGATTTCCACGCGTTTTGGAAAGGCGAAGGAAACGAGTGGGCCATCAGAGAGGCTCAAG CAAAAATCATGCTCAAGTACATGGACAAGAGTACTGATCCTTGCGAAGATTTCTATCAGTTTGCCTGTGGCAATTGGGCGAGGCACAATCCTATCCCCAAAGACAAAGCTGCCTATGATACGTTCGAGATGATTAGAGAATCGTTAGATTCGGTGTTGAAAGAGCTTCTTGAAGAGCCTATATTGAAAGAAGTTATGTTGAACACGGATGACGCTATAGTCAAGGCTAAACATTTGTTTCAAAGTTGTATGAATTAcg AGATCTTGGAGCAACGCATGGAACGGCCGCTTATACAACTTTTAGATGAACTCGGTGGATGGCCTATATTGAGACCTAACTGGGATccagaaaaatttgattggcTTCTTTTGGTTGCACAATTGAGGCTTTATAATAACGATATTCTTATTTCGGAATGGGTTGCACCAGATATTAAGAACAGCGATCAATATGTTATACAG TTCGATCAGACATCATTGGGTTTACCTACAAGAGATTATTTTCTCCAACCGTCGAATATGATTTATCTGAAagcttacaaaaattatttaataaaaatttctactcTTCTGGGCGCATCTTTGCAGAATGCTACTATGGACGCTGacgaattaatagaatttgagACGAAACTTGCCAAA ATCACATCATCTCctgatgaaagaagaaatctttCAGAATTGTATCAAAGAATGAGTATCGGAGAACTGAGGACTCTGATACCTCAAATTAATTGGCATCGATATTTAACCATCGTTCTAGCTCGACCAACCAATATTTCTGAGCCTGTTGTCGTTTATGCGATGCAATATATCCAAGACTTGGTGAATCTTCTTTCAAAAACCAGTCCGcg aaCCATCGCAAACTATCTTCTATGGCGATTCGTTAGGCATAGGGTAAATAATCTAGATGATCGATTTCAAGAGGCtaagcaaaaattttattacatacttTTTGGAAGAGAGCAAGCACCCCCCAGATGGAAAAATTGCGTAGCGCAAGTGAATTCTAATATGGGTATGGCTGTAGGGTCAATGttcgtgaaaaaatatttcgacgaaAAAAGCAAAAACGAT ACATTGTCCATGACTCGAGAGATACAACAGTCATTTAAAGAGCTTTTGAATCAAACTTCCTGGATCGAtgacgaaacgaaagaattgGCCACCGAGAAAGTGAACGCAATGCTATTAAGAATCGGCTATCCTGATTTCATTTTACAACCTGAATTGTTGAACGAACGTTATAAGGAT ATCGTGATCCGTCCAGATAAGTATTTCGAGAatacgttaaatattttacaacattTGACCAGAGTGGAACAGGATCGGCTTGGCAGCCCTGTTAACAAAACCCTCTGGAATACCGCACCAGCAGTGGTCAATGCTTATTACAGTCGCAGCAAGAATAGGATAA TGTTTCCAGCTGGCATACTACAGCCGCCCTTTTATCACAGATATTTTCCACGGTGTTTAAATTACGGTGGAATAGGAGTTGTAATTGGCCACGAAATTACGCATGGCTTCGATGATAAAGGCCGGTTATTCGACAAGGATGGCAATCTACACAGATGGTGGAAAGATGAAGCTATTTACGGTTTTCATCAACGTGCCCAATGTCTTATCG ACCAGTATAGTCATTATATTGTGCCCGAAGTTGGAATGAAGATTGATGGAATGAATACGCAGGGAGAGAATATCGCGGACAATGGTGGCATTAAACAAGCTTTTCGA GCTTACGAAAAATGGTTACGCTTAAACGAGGATGCTGACGAAACTCTGCCCGGTTTGAACGCGACCGGAAAGCAATTGTTCTTTCTCAACTTCGCTCAAGTATGGTGTGGCTCGATGAGACCGGAAGCTActaggaataaattaaaaaccgcGGTGCATTCACCTGGCAAATTTCGCGTGATTGGCACCTTGTCAAATTCGAAGGATTTCGCGGAAGTATTTCATTGTCCTCTAGGCACACCCATGAACCCAATTAAGAAATGTTCCGTTTGGTGA
- the LOC411396 gene encoding neprilysin-4 isoform X1 — translation MRSANSLDQYNDDDFFSGGPCPSCRLAINKETGRLKWCMGGNDTWRFRVKLMLLIPAVLLPITIIFIALSRSQVIGKTPYHRTHLVHATKRQDERTEETFPSATSRSEIERVEEEEEDRMLIPEMKTYYAPMESLLSPRQLQRRKRDLDGDQAIEVDYNTEKSDDQNSDENLNNFLDDYYSEMDADEIKGKSDIQTNDYREYGEYTHDFHKNEELRSKFFKYDNIEERSQDESDEGEQGGRRQISIDDSDSSLPIDDYQQEDDTHTDFHAFWKGEGNEWAIREAQAKIMLKYMDKSTDPCEDFYQFACGNWARHNPIPKDKAAYDTFEMIRESLDSVLKELLEEPILKEVMLNTDDAIVKAKHLFQSCMNYEILEQRMERPLIQLLDELGGWPILRPNWDPEKFDWLLLVAQLRLYNNDILISEWVAPDIKNSDQYVIQFDQTSLGLPTRDYFLQPSNMIYLKAYKNYLIKISTLLGASLQNATMDADELIEFETKLAKITSSPDERRNLSELYQRMSIGELRTLIPQINWHRYLTIVLARPTNISEPVVVYAMQYIQDLVNLLSKTSPRTIANYLLWRFVRHRVNNLDDRFQEAKQKFYYILFGREQAPPRWKNCVAQVNSNMGMAVGSMFVKKYFDEKSKNDTLSMTREIQQSFKELLNQTSWIDDETKELATEKVNAMLLRIGYPDFILQPELLNERYKDIVIRPDKYFENTLNILQHLTRVEQDRLGSPVNKTLWNTAPAVVNAYYSRSKNRIMFPAGILQPPFYHRYFPRCLNYGGIGVVIGHEITHGFDDKGRLFDKDGNLHRWWKDEAIYGFHQRAQCLIDQYSHYIVPEVGMKIDGMNTQGENIADNGGIKQAFRAYEKWLRLNEDADETLPGLNATGKQLFFLNFAQVWCGSMRPEATRNKLKTAVHSPGKFRVIGTLSNSKDFAEVFHCPLGTPMNPIKKCSVW, via the exons ATGAGAAGCGCGAACAGTTTGGACCAATATAACGACGATGACTTCTTCAGCGGTGGTCCCTGCCCTTCTTGTCGGTTAGCCATTAACAAGGAAACTGGTCGACTCAA GTGGTGTATGGGCGGAAACGATACTTGGCGCTTCCGAGTGAAATTAATGCTTCTGATTCCCGCCGTGTTATTGCCGATCACGATAATTTTCATCGCCCTCTCGAGGTCACAGGTGATTGGCAAAACTCCTTATCATCGTACGCATTTGGTTCACGCGACTAAAAGACAGGACGAGAGAACCGAGGAGACTTTTCCGT CAGCGACCAGCCGCAGCGAGATAGAGCGggtagaagaagaggaagaagatagAATGCTTATACCTGAAATGAAAACTTACTACGCGCCGATGGAATCTCTACTTTCGCCACGACAGCTTCAACGACGCAAGAGAGACCTGGATGGG GATCAAGCAATAGAAGTAGACTACAACACTGAAAAGTCAGATGATCAAAATTCCGAcgaaaatttgaacaatttctTGGATGATTACTACTCTGAGATGGATGCCGATGAGATTAAAGGAAAATCTGATATACAAACTAACGATTATCGAGA ATATGGCGAGTACACCCATGATTTTCATAAGAATGAAGAACTACGTTCCAAGTTCTTCAAATACGATAATATTGAAGAACGTTCTCAAGACGAGTCGGACGAGGGGGAACAAGGTGGAAGACGTCAAATTTCCATCGATGACTCGGATTCCAGTTTGCCAATTGATGATTATCAACAGGAAGACGATACACATACGGATTTCCACGCGTTTTGGAAAGGCGAAGGAAACGAGTGGGCCATCAGAGAGGCTCAAG CAAAAATCATGCTCAAGTACATGGACAAGAGTACTGATCCTTGCGAAGATTTCTATCAGTTTGCCTGTGGCAATTGGGCGAGGCACAATCCTATCCCCAAAGACAAAGCTGCCTATGATACGTTCGAGATGATTAGAGAATCGTTAGATTCGGTGTTGAAAGAGCTTCTTGAAGAGCCTATATTGAAAGAAGTTATGTTGAACACGGATGACGCTATAGTCAAGGCTAAACATTTGTTTCAAAGTTGTATGAATTAcg AGATCTTGGAGCAACGCATGGAACGGCCGCTTATACAACTTTTAGATGAACTCGGTGGATGGCCTATATTGAGACCTAACTGGGATccagaaaaatttgattggcTTCTTTTGGTTGCACAATTGAGGCTTTATAATAACGATATTCTTATTTCGGAATGGGTTGCACCAGATATTAAGAACAGCGATCAATATGTTATACAG TTCGATCAGACATCATTGGGTTTACCTACAAGAGATTATTTTCTCCAACCGTCGAATATGATTTATCTGAAagcttacaaaaattatttaataaaaatttctactcTTCTGGGCGCATCTTTGCAGAATGCTACTATGGACGCTGacgaattaatagaatttgagACGAAACTTGCCAAA ATCACATCATCTCctgatgaaagaagaaatctttCAGAATTGTATCAAAGAATGAGTATCGGAGAACTGAGGACTCTGATACCTCAAATTAATTGGCATCGATATTTAACCATCGTTCTAGCTCGACCAACCAATATTTCTGAGCCTGTTGTCGTTTATGCGATGCAATATATCCAAGACTTGGTGAATCTTCTTTCAAAAACCAGTCCGcg aaCCATCGCAAACTATCTTCTATGGCGATTCGTTAGGCATAGGGTAAATAATCTAGATGATCGATTTCAAGAGGCtaagcaaaaattttattacatacttTTTGGAAGAGAGCAAGCACCCCCCAGATGGAAAAATTGCGTAGCGCAAGTGAATTCTAATATGGGTATGGCTGTAGGGTCAATGttcgtgaaaaaatatttcgacgaaAAAAGCAAAAACGAT ACATTGTCCATGACTCGAGAGATACAACAGTCATTTAAAGAGCTTTTGAATCAAACTTCCTGGATCGAtgacgaaacgaaagaattgGCCACCGAGAAAGTGAACGCAATGCTATTAAGAATCGGCTATCCTGATTTCATTTTACAACCTGAATTGTTGAACGAACGTTATAAGGAT ATCGTGATCCGTCCAGATAAGTATTTCGAGAatacgttaaatattttacaacattTGACCAGAGTGGAACAGGATCGGCTTGGCAGCCCTGTTAACAAAACCCTCTGGAATACCGCACCAGCAGTGGTCAATGCTTATTACAGTCGCAGCAAGAATAGGATAA TGTTTCCAGCTGGCATACTACAGCCGCCCTTTTATCACAGATATTTTCCACGGTGTTTAAATTACGGTGGAATAGGAGTTGTAATTGGCCACGAAATTACGCATGGCTTCGATGATAAAGGCCGGTTATTCGACAAGGATGGCAATCTACACAGATGGTGGAAAGATGAAGCTATTTACGGTTTTCATCAACGTGCCCAATGTCTTATCG ACCAGTATAGTCATTATATTGTGCCCGAAGTTGGAATGAAGATTGATGGAATGAATACGCAGGGAGAGAATATCGCGGACAATGGTGGCATTAAACAAGCTTTTCGA GCTTACGAAAAATGGTTACGCTTAAACGAGGATGCTGACGAAACTCTGCCCGGTTTGAACGCGACCGGAAAGCAATTGTTCTTTCTCAACTTCGCTCAAGTATGGTGTGGCTCGATGAGACCGGAAGCTActaggaataaattaaaaaccgcGGTGCATTCACCTGGCAAATTTCGCGTGATTGGCACCTTGTCAAATTCGAAGGATTTCGCGGAAGTATTTCATTGTCCTCTAGGCACACCCATGAACCCAATTAAGAAATGTTCCGTTTGGTGA
- the LOC411396 gene encoding neprilysin-4 isoform X3: MGGNDTWRFRVKLMLLIPAVLLPITIIFIALSRSQVIGKTPYHRTHLVHATKRQDERTEETFPSATSRSEIERVEEEEEDRMLIPEMKTYYAPMESLLSPRQLQRRKRDLDGDQAIEVDYNTEKSDDQNSDENLNNFLDDYYSEMDADEIKGKSDIQTNDYREYGEYTHDFHKNEELRSKFFKYDNIEERSQDESDEGEQGGRRQISIDDSDSSLPIDDYQQEDDTHTDFHAFWKGEGNEWAIREAQAKIMLKYMDKSTDPCEDFYQFACGNWARHNPIPKDKAAYDTFEMIRESLDSVLKELLEEPILKEVMLNTDDAIVKAKHLFQSCMNYEILEQRMERPLIQLLDELGGWPILRPNWDPEKFDWLLLVAQLRLYNNDILISEWVAPDIKNSDQYVIQFDQTSLGLPTRDYFLQPSNMIYLKAYKNYLIKISTLLGASLQNATMDADELIEFETKLAKITSSPDERRNLSELYQRMSIGELRTLIPQINWHRYLTIVLARPTNISEPVVVYAMQYIQDLVNLLSKTSPRTIANYLLWRFVRHRVNNLDDRFQEAKQKFYYILFGREQAPPRWKNCVAQVNSNMGMAVGSMFVKKYFDEKSKNDTLSMTREIQQSFKELLNQTSWIDDETKELATEKVNAMLLRIGYPDFILQPELLNERYKDIVIRPDKYFENTLNILQHLTRVEQDRLGSPVNKTLWNTAPAVVNAYYSRSKNRIMFPAGILQPPFYHRYFPRCLNYGGIGVVIGHEITHGFDDKGRLFDKDGNLHRWWKDEAIYGFHQRAQCLIDQYSHYIVPEVGMKIDGMNTQGENIADNGGIKQAFRAYEKWLRLNEDADETLPGLNATGKQLFFLNFAQVWCGSMRPEATRNKLKTAVHSPGKFRVIGTLSNSKDFAEVFHCPLGTPMNPIKKCSVW; encoded by the exons ATGGGCGGAAACGATACTTGGCGCTTCCGAGTGAAATTAATGCTTCTGATTCCCGCCGTGTTATTGCCGATCACGATAATTTTCATCGCCCTCTCGAGGTCACAGGTGATTGGCAAAACTCCTTATCATCGTACGCATTTGGTTCACGCGACTAAAAGACAGGACGAGAGAACCGAGGAGACTTTTCCGT CAGCGACCAGCCGCAGCGAGATAGAGCGggtagaagaagaggaagaagatagAATGCTTATACCTGAAATGAAAACTTACTACGCGCCGATGGAATCTCTACTTTCGCCACGACAGCTTCAACGACGCAAGAGAGACCTGGATGGG GATCAAGCAATAGAAGTAGACTACAACACTGAAAAGTCAGATGATCAAAATTCCGAcgaaaatttgaacaatttctTGGATGATTACTACTCTGAGATGGATGCCGATGAGATTAAAGGAAAATCTGATATACAAACTAACGATTATCGAGA ATATGGCGAGTACACCCATGATTTTCATAAGAATGAAGAACTACGTTCCAAGTTCTTCAAATACGATAATATTGAAGAACGTTCTCAAGACGAGTCGGACGAGGGGGAACAAGGTGGAAGACGTCAAATTTCCATCGATGACTCGGATTCCAGTTTGCCAATTGATGATTATCAACAGGAAGACGATACACATACGGATTTCCACGCGTTTTGGAAAGGCGAAGGAAACGAGTGGGCCATCAGAGAGGCTCAAG CAAAAATCATGCTCAAGTACATGGACAAGAGTACTGATCCTTGCGAAGATTTCTATCAGTTTGCCTGTGGCAATTGGGCGAGGCACAATCCTATCCCCAAAGACAAAGCTGCCTATGATACGTTCGAGATGATTAGAGAATCGTTAGATTCGGTGTTGAAAGAGCTTCTTGAAGAGCCTATATTGAAAGAAGTTATGTTGAACACGGATGACGCTATAGTCAAGGCTAAACATTTGTTTCAAAGTTGTATGAATTAcg AGATCTTGGAGCAACGCATGGAACGGCCGCTTATACAACTTTTAGATGAACTCGGTGGATGGCCTATATTGAGACCTAACTGGGATccagaaaaatttgattggcTTCTTTTGGTTGCACAATTGAGGCTTTATAATAACGATATTCTTATTTCGGAATGGGTTGCACCAGATATTAAGAACAGCGATCAATATGTTATACAG TTCGATCAGACATCATTGGGTTTACCTACAAGAGATTATTTTCTCCAACCGTCGAATATGATTTATCTGAAagcttacaaaaattatttaataaaaatttctactcTTCTGGGCGCATCTTTGCAGAATGCTACTATGGACGCTGacgaattaatagaatttgagACGAAACTTGCCAAA ATCACATCATCTCctgatgaaagaagaaatctttCAGAATTGTATCAAAGAATGAGTATCGGAGAACTGAGGACTCTGATACCTCAAATTAATTGGCATCGATATTTAACCATCGTTCTAGCTCGACCAACCAATATTTCTGAGCCTGTTGTCGTTTATGCGATGCAATATATCCAAGACTTGGTGAATCTTCTTTCAAAAACCAGTCCGcg aaCCATCGCAAACTATCTTCTATGGCGATTCGTTAGGCATAGGGTAAATAATCTAGATGATCGATTTCAAGAGGCtaagcaaaaattttattacatacttTTTGGAAGAGAGCAAGCACCCCCCAGATGGAAAAATTGCGTAGCGCAAGTGAATTCTAATATGGGTATGGCTGTAGGGTCAATGttcgtgaaaaaatatttcgacgaaAAAAGCAAAAACGAT ACATTGTCCATGACTCGAGAGATACAACAGTCATTTAAAGAGCTTTTGAATCAAACTTCCTGGATCGAtgacgaaacgaaagaattgGCCACCGAGAAAGTGAACGCAATGCTATTAAGAATCGGCTATCCTGATTTCATTTTACAACCTGAATTGTTGAACGAACGTTATAAGGAT ATCGTGATCCGTCCAGATAAGTATTTCGAGAatacgttaaatattttacaacattTGACCAGAGTGGAACAGGATCGGCTTGGCAGCCCTGTTAACAAAACCCTCTGGAATACCGCACCAGCAGTGGTCAATGCTTATTACAGTCGCAGCAAGAATAGGATAA TGTTTCCAGCTGGCATACTACAGCCGCCCTTTTATCACAGATATTTTCCACGGTGTTTAAATTACGGTGGAATAGGAGTTGTAATTGGCCACGAAATTACGCATGGCTTCGATGATAAAGGCCGGTTATTCGACAAGGATGGCAATCTACACAGATGGTGGAAAGATGAAGCTATTTACGGTTTTCATCAACGTGCCCAATGTCTTATCG ACCAGTATAGTCATTATATTGTGCCCGAAGTTGGAATGAAGATTGATGGAATGAATACGCAGGGAGAGAATATCGCGGACAATGGTGGCATTAAACAAGCTTTTCGA GCTTACGAAAAATGGTTACGCTTAAACGAGGATGCTGACGAAACTCTGCCCGGTTTGAACGCGACCGGAAAGCAATTGTTCTTTCTCAACTTCGCTCAAGTATGGTGTGGCTCGATGAGACCGGAAGCTActaggaataaattaaaaaccgcGGTGCATTCACCTGGCAAATTTCGCGTGATTGGCACCTTGTCAAATTCGAAGGATTTCGCGGAAGTATTTCATTGTCCTCTAGGCACACCCATGAACCCAATTAAGAAATGTTCCGTTTGGTGA